A genomic segment from Salmo trutta chromosome 38, fSalTru1.1, whole genome shotgun sequence encodes:
- the LOC115178559 gene encoding endopolyphosphatase-like — translation MQCLRPLRDIGDISIKEEEEERLVKEEEENREVSAPDLEEEEEEVDSISDTGEISNPGSDSEPSSTASGNNKQHRQRNSRQKHHHYMDCFTSFYEPEELRRQLETEGETGKWEINRKDTGIDPRSQVGSRVHVTQCER, via the exons atgcagtgccttagaccgctgcgcgaCATA GGGGATATAAGcattaaagaggaggaggaggagagactagtcaaagaagaagaggagaacagAGAAGTGTCTGCTCCAGAtctagaggaagaggaagaagaagtagATAGTATCAGTGACACAG GAGAGATCTCCAACCCAGGTTCAGACAGTGAGCCCAGTTCCACAGCATCAggaaacaataaacaacacagacagaggaaCTCAAGACAGAAACATCACCACTACATGGACTGCTTCACTAGTTTCTATGAGCCAGAGGAGTTAAGAAG ACAGCTGgaaacagagggggagacaggcaAGTGGGAGATCAATAGGAAGGACACAGGGATTGATCCCCGGTCTCAGGTGGGCAGTAGAGTACACGTGACTCAATGTGAGCGTTAA
- the LOC115178636 gene encoding oocyte zinc finger protein XlCOF6.1 isoform X1 gives MDPHISVKDEPTSDDDVTLWWCNPVQPSQMDYSHEGAVDKSELEPEGLPGLSEARKPTFNVIVKEEEDEDMVDRGSDSDYTPSPTVVVKVGEPKPPTKNKNTVKKLHQCPDCGKTFERLSRLKRHEPSHLRKSKHPCPDCNQSFGNLSVLKKHSATHKSTEKLTHQCQQCGKTFEKLSRLRRHQPVHQRRKRMDHPCPKCGKTFKKLSGLVLHERGHTGEKPFPCSQCGKSFADNRHRKVHEQAHQGKLERPHRCADCGICFPKPSELRRHQRAHTGEKPHRCPDCGKAYSRSETLKRHLLIHTGERPHLCADCGKSFIDLQQLKSHQRIHTGEKPFHCPVCGKGFSQRGNMRAHHRTHTGEKLHHCADCGASLSTSSSLKEHQLIHTGERPFQCLVCGKCFLHIWRLRKHQKTHTHTPD, from the exons ATGGATCCTCACATCAGTGTTAAAGACGAACCCACTAGTGATGATGACGTTACACTATGGTGGTGCAACCCTGTCCAGCCCTCACAAATGGACTACAGTCATGAAG GTGCTGTTGATAAGTCTGAGTTGGAACCAGAGGGCCTTCCAGGGCTCAGTGAAGCAAGAAAACCAACATTCAATGTGAttgtcaaa gaggaggaggatgaggacatGGTTGACCGAG GTTCAGACTCCGACTACACACCTAGTCCCACTGTGGTAGTGAAGGTGGGAGAACCCAAACCACCAACGAAGAATAAGAACACAGTAAAGAAACTTCACCAGTGCCCCGACTGTGGTAAAACCTTTGAGAGGCTGTCGCGTCTGAAGAGGCACGAGCCATCACACTTGAGGAAGAGCAAGCACCCGTGCCCTGACTGCAACCAGTCTTTTGGCAACCTCTCAGTCCTGAAGAAACACAGTGCAACACACAAGAGCACCGAGAAGCTGACTCACCAGTGTCAACAATGTGGCAAGACGTTTGAGAAGCTATCGCGCCTCAGAAG GCACCAGCCCGTACACCAGAGGAGAAAGAGGATGGACCACCCTTGTCCTAAATGTGGCAAAACCTTCAAGAAGTTATCCGGCCTGGTTCTGCACGAGCGAGGACACACCGGAGAGAAACCGTTTCCTTGCTCCCAGTGCGGGAAGAGCTTTGCCGACAACCGTCACCGGAAAGTGCACGAGCAGGCTCACCAAGGGAAGCTGGAGAGACCCCACCGCTGCGCTGACTGCGGGATCTGCTTCCCGAAACCATCCGAGCTTCGACGGCACCAACGTGCACATACGGGAGAGAAACCGCACCGCTGCCCTGACTGTGGGAAGGCCTATTCCCGGTCAGAGACTCTGAAGAGGCACCTTCTCATCCACACTGGGGAGAGACCTCACCTCTGCGCCgattgtgggaaaagcttcaTCGACTTGCAGCAGTTGAAATCCCACCAGcggattcacacaggagagaaacctttccaCTGTCCCGTGTGTGGGAAGGGTTTCTCACAGAGGGGTAACATGAGGGCACACCATCGgactcacacaggggagaaacttcACCACTGTGCCGACTGCGGGGCCAGTCTCTCCACATCTTCTAGTTTAAAAGAGCATCAgctcattcacacaggagagaggcccTTCCAGTGTCTGGTCTGTGGCAAATGCTTTCTGCACATCTGGAGACTCAGAAAACaccagaagacacacacacacacaccggactaA
- the LOC115178636 gene encoding zinc finger protein 239 isoform X2 has product MVDRGSDSDYTPSPTVVVKVGEPKPPTKNKNTVKKLHQCPDCGKTFERLSRLKRHEPSHLRKSKHPCPDCNQSFGNLSVLKKHSATHKSTEKLTHQCQQCGKTFEKLSRLRRHQPVHQRRKRMDHPCPKCGKTFKKLSGLVLHERGHTGEKPFPCSQCGKSFADNRHRKVHEQAHQGKLERPHRCADCGICFPKPSELRRHQRAHTGEKPHRCPDCGKAYSRSETLKRHLLIHTGERPHLCADCGKSFIDLQQLKSHQRIHTGEKPFHCPVCGKGFSQRGNMRAHHRTHTGEKLHHCADCGASLSTSSSLKEHQLIHTGERPFQCLVCGKCFLHIWRLRKHQKTHTHTPD; this is encoded by the exons atGGTTGACCGAG GTTCAGACTCCGACTACACACCTAGTCCCACTGTGGTAGTGAAGGTGGGAGAACCCAAACCACCAACGAAGAATAAGAACACAGTAAAGAAACTTCACCAGTGCCCCGACTGTGGTAAAACCTTTGAGAGGCTGTCGCGTCTGAAGAGGCACGAGCCATCACACTTGAGGAAGAGCAAGCACCCGTGCCCTGACTGCAACCAGTCTTTTGGCAACCTCTCAGTCCTGAAGAAACACAGTGCAACACACAAGAGCACCGAGAAGCTGACTCACCAGTGTCAACAATGTGGCAAGACGTTTGAGAAGCTATCGCGCCTCAGAAG GCACCAGCCCGTACACCAGAGGAGAAAGAGGATGGACCACCCTTGTCCTAAATGTGGCAAAACCTTCAAGAAGTTATCCGGCCTGGTTCTGCACGAGCGAGGACACACCGGAGAGAAACCGTTTCCTTGCTCCCAGTGCGGGAAGAGCTTTGCCGACAACCGTCACCGGAAAGTGCACGAGCAGGCTCACCAAGGGAAGCTGGAGAGACCCCACCGCTGCGCTGACTGCGGGATCTGCTTCCCGAAACCATCCGAGCTTCGACGGCACCAACGTGCACATACGGGAGAGAAACCGCACCGCTGCCCTGACTGTGGGAAGGCCTATTCCCGGTCAGAGACTCTGAAGAGGCACCTTCTCATCCACACTGGGGAGAGACCTCACCTCTGCGCCgattgtgggaaaagcttcaTCGACTTGCAGCAGTTGAAATCCCACCAGcggattcacacaggagagaaacctttccaCTGTCCCGTGTGTGGGAAGGGTTTCTCACAGAGGGGTAACATGAGGGCACACCATCGgactcacacaggggagaaacttcACCACTGTGCCGACTGCGGGGCCAGTCTCTCCACATCTTCTAGTTTAAAAGAGCATCAgctcattcacacaggagagaggcccTTCCAGTGTCTGGTCTGTGGCAAATGCTTTCTGCACATCTGGAGACTCAGAAAACaccagaagacacacacacacacaccggactaA